In the Sphingobium sp. RAC03 genome, CGACGGCCGACGCGGAACCTGGCAAGATATTGCACGAGGTGCGCCATGGCGAAATGGCGGAACTGGGAGAGGTGCCGTTCCGCCATTATTATGGCAGCATCGATTCCACGCCCCTGTTCGTGATGCTGGCGGGCGCTTACCTGGAGCGGACCGGCGACGTTGCTTACCTGACGACGATCCTGCCGCATATAGAAGCGGCCCTGAACTGGATCGACACACATGGCGATCGCGACGGCGACGGCTTCGTCGAATATGGCCGCCTGACCGACCAGGGCCTGCAAAATCAAGGATGGAAGGATAGCCATGATTCCATCTTCCACGCCGACGGCACGCTCGCGCGCGGTCCGATCGCCCTCGCGGAGGTGCAGGCCTATGTCTATGGCGCGTGGCAGGCAGCTGAGGCGCTGTTCAACGCGATCGGCGACCATGCACGCGCGGCTGACTATCGGGATCGCGCGGCGCGGCTGCGCGATAGGTTCGATGCCGCGTTCTTCGACGCGGCGCTGGGCACCTATGTCCTCGCGCTCGATGGCGACAAGATGCCCTGCCGCGTGCGGTCCTCCAATGCCGGCCATGTCCTCTATACCGGACTTGCGCGCGAAGAGCGGGTGGAGGCCGTCGTGCGCACGTTGATGGGGCCCGCCTCCTTCTCCGGATGGGGCGTGCGCACTATCGCCTCGACTGAAAAGCGCTATAATCCAATGAGCTATCATAATGGGTCGATCTGGCCGCACGACAATGCATTGATTGCCGGCGGCTTCGCGCGCTACGGCTACCAGCGGGAAGCCGCCCAGATCTTCGAGGGGCTTTTCGCCGCCGCCACCTATGTCGACATGATGCGTCTCCCTGAACTTTTCTGCGGCTTTCCGCGCCGCCGGTCGCAGGGGCCGACCTTTTATCCGGTGGCCTGCAGTCCGCAGGCCTGGTCGGCGGCGGCGCCGCTCGCCCTCATCCAGTCGAGCCTAGGGCTAAGGTTCGATGTTCCGGCGGCGCAGATATCCTTTCACCAACCGATGCTGCCGCTTTTTCTCCAGAGCCTTACGATCAGGGATTTGGGCATCGGTCTGGACAAGGTCGATATTATGTTCGATCGCCTAGGGGATCAGATCGTGGTCAAACCTATGAAGCATGGTGGCCGCGCTCGGATAATGACGATTGCTTGATGGTCGCCTTTAGGGCTAGCCTGAATGTGCGCGCGTCCGTCCGCTCAGAGGTAGGAGAGACCGAATATCGGGCATAAGCATTTGTCTCAGATCGCTTGGGCACGCCGAAGATACTGGCAATCGACGGTTCATTCATGGATATTGCGGCGGCACGCGCAACACTGATCGCGTCAATGTCGGCAAGTCGGCCCCAAGCCATATACGAGCATCAGGCACCGTTAAAACCCCGGATGCAACGTCAAGGGGACTATTGTGGTCAGCAGATACCGTCACAGCCGCTATGTGTCACAAAGCTGGTAATGAGCTGAAGCAGCCTGTAATAACAGGAGCCTTGCGCATATCGACCCTTCACGGACACTCAGTGGTCAATTTCCGTTCCTCAGGTGCAGTCAGTCCGTTTCCGGCGGCTGGCGACCACCTTAAGCCGTTGCCGATAACAAATTTAATGTCGCTTAAGCCGAAACCGGACAGCTGTCGGAGACTTAGAAAATAGAGGCATTGCGCCTCAGCAGTACGACGCGCCCACTTGCGATCCCTAAAACCGTATCCCCCGGGGGGCGGGCCCCCCACCTCACTGGTCGCAGGTGCTAACTCCAGCATTCGATCCTGACGAGATAACGGATGCA is a window encoding:
- a CDS encoding amylo-alpha-1,6-glucosidase — protein: MTLSQPQPDMPGIAGGQALSQAQTQFFIPATASLHERRPRTLKHGDSFAVFDHSGDAISGPGSPEGLYHRDTRHLSHLYLTINAMRPILLSSALRDDNAMLTCDLANPDFIGEDGRVAVEHDLIHLRRTRFLWKDALYERVTIRNFDTETRQVSIDFSFAADFADLFEIRGMTRLRRGRMREPQIGPSDVLLGYLGRDERERQTHLHFDPMPDELTDSHALFHITVPPGDRCALFTRICCKQTGATDALPKQFLKSLREAMEALRAARKRGAALHSSNDLFNEVARRSVADISMLSTDTEYGPYPYAGIPWFSTVFGRDAIITALETLWMDPAISRGVLGYLAAHQATSFDPTADAEPGKILHEVRHGEMAELGEVPFRHYYGSIDSTPLFVMLAGAYLERTGDVAYLTTILPHIEAALNWIDTHGDRDGDGFVEYGRLTDQGLQNQGWKDSHDSIFHADGTLARGPIALAEVQAYVYGAWQAAEALFNAIGDHARAADYRDRAARLRDRFDAAFFDAALGTYVLALDGDKMPCRVRSSNAGHVLYTGLAREERVEAVVRTLMGPASFSGWGVRTIASTEKRYNPMSYHNGSIWPHDNALIAGGFARYGYQREAAQIFEGLFAAATYVDMMRLPELFCGFPRRRSQGPTFYPVACSPQAWSAAAPLALIQSSLGLRFDVPAAQISFHQPMLPLFLQSLTIRDLGIGLDKVDIMFDRLGDQIVVKPMKHGGRARIMTIA